A stretch of the Uranotaenia lowii strain MFRU-FL chromosome 3, ASM2978415v1, whole genome shotgun sequence genome encodes the following:
- the LOC129754095 gene encoding cuticle protein 8-like, whose translation MLKHVTILVCFGAIALALPYKSDPEPHHVEHHETHSHPLYQFEYGVKDGHTGDYKSQWEHRDGDQVKGLYTLVEPDGGHRIVEYQSDNHGGIDIQVKKVSGSSKGEESYYKPKQSAGGLYVGESYASVKKL comes from the exons ATGCTCAAG CACGTTACCATACTCGTTTGTTTTGGCGCCATCGCCCTCGCTCTGCCATACAAATCAGATCCCGAACCTCATCATGTGGAGCATCACGAAACGCACAGCCACCCACTATATCAGTTCGAGTACGGAGTCAAAGATGGACACACGGGAGATTACAAATCCCAGTGGGAACATCGCGATGGCGATCAGGTTAAGGGTCTGTACACTTTGGTCGAGCCGGATGGCGGACATCGAATTGTTGAGTATCAATCGGACAATCACGGAGGAATCGATATCCAAGTGAAGAAGGTTTCCGGATCGTCTAAGGGTGAAGAAAGCTATTACAAACCCAAACAGTCAGCCGGTGGTCTGTATGTGGGAGAAAGCTACGCTAGTGTTAAAAAACTGTGA